In Methylotenera mobilis JLW8, the following are encoded in one genomic region:
- a CDS encoding TonB-dependent receptor domain-containing protein produces the protein MNKKIIAGLIGLAFHPTVYATDTINLDEVVVTATRTPQARQNVIGDVTIIDREEIERMGAGSITDVLRQQPGVQIVTTGGAGTEASVFLRGTSSEQTVVLVDGLRMNSATLGRTSFENIPLGQIEKIEILRGPASSLYGADAIGGVIQIFTRKSLSDKPLVNAAVGLGSYNTKTAEFGINGGINALKYGVNVSSLDTDSFSARRIRTGKDSDDDSYRNLSTSAYAELELAKGHTWGLQFFESKGHNEFDGSNYENFTEQTLQSYAFTSKNQFTDFWHSTFKLGMGVDDSDSYAKPNTSKASSTYNPKGISKYRTEQQQLSWQNDFTLPLGKLTLAYDRLEQDVSSVANVKTKFKKERNNDSFLASYLLDHGNHSVQASVREDHNTQYGNFTTGGAGYGYRITPQWRVTANYGKAFRAPTFNQLYYPNFGDPTLSPEKSDNVEAGVKYTGGKFNAGVVVFQNKIRSLLANAGPATPSCTLGGFCPINVGKVEIQGVTTDASWNVSDNLLLSGNFTVQSPRDEATDNLTPRQANRYGSVNLMHTLGDLQWGAEMQGASTRYNNLANTKVMPGYALLNFTANYRINPEWKLEARANNVLDKNYVLAYTGNTATSPAYNTAGSNLFVGLRYNMKP, from the coding sequence ATGAACAAAAAAATCATCGCTGGCCTGATTGGCCTAGCGTTTCATCCAACAGTCTACGCTACAGACACCATCAACTTAGACGAGGTTGTAGTGACAGCCACACGTACGCCACAAGCACGCCAAAATGTGATCGGCGACGTAACTATAATTGACCGAGAAGAAATAGAGCGCATGGGCGCAGGTTCTATTACTGACGTTCTGCGCCAGCAACCTGGCGTACAGATTGTTACTACCGGAGGTGCGGGCACTGAGGCCAGCGTCTTTTTAAGAGGCACCAGCTCAGAACAAACAGTAGTGCTAGTTGATGGCCTACGCATGAACTCCGCTACGCTAGGGAGGACCTCTTTTGAAAACATTCCACTAGGCCAAATCGAAAAAATAGAAATCTTACGTGGTCCTGCATCTAGCCTATATGGTGCTGATGCAATTGGCGGCGTGATTCAGATTTTTACACGCAAAAGCTTATCGGATAAACCATTAGTGAATGCCGCGGTAGGCCTAGGTTCTTACAATACAAAAACTGCAGAGTTTGGCATCAACGGCGGTATCAACGCACTTAAGTATGGCGTAAACGTCAGCAGTTTGGATACTGACAGCTTTTCCGCCCGTCGCATCCGCACAGGCAAAGACTCAGACGATGACAGCTACCGCAACTTAAGCACTTCCGCTTATGCAGAACTTGAGCTGGCAAAAGGCCACACATGGGGACTGCAGTTCTTTGAGAGCAAAGGGCACAACGAGTTTGATGGTTCTAATTACGAGAACTTTACTGAGCAAACGCTACAAAGCTATGCTTTTACCAGCAAAAACCAATTTACTGATTTCTGGCATAGTACATTCAAGCTTGGCATGGGGGTAGATGACTCAGATAGCTATGCAAAACCGAACACATCCAAAGCAAGCTCTACCTACAACCCTAAAGGCATAAGTAAGTATCGTACTGAGCAACAACAGCTCTCTTGGCAAAATGACTTTACTTTGCCACTGGGCAAACTTACCTTGGCTTATGATCGACTTGAGCAAGACGTCAGCAGCGTAGCCAACGTTAAAACCAAATTCAAAAAAGAGCGTAACAATGATAGCTTCTTAGCTAGCTACCTATTGGATCATGGCAACCACTCCGTACAAGCCTCTGTACGCGAAGACCATAACACTCAGTATGGCAATTTCACCACTGGCGGTGCCGGTTATGGTTATCGCATCACGCCTCAATGGCGCGTTACCGCTAATTATGGCAAAGCATTTAGAGCACCTACTTTTAACCAATTGTATTATCCAAACTTTGGTGATCCTACGCTATCTCCAGAAAAGTCAGACAACGTAGAGGCTGGAGTTAAATACACGGGTGGCAAGTTTAATGCTGGCGTGGTTGTATTCCAGAACAAAATTCGCAGCTTACTCGCGAATGCAGGCCCTGCCACTCCAAGTTGCACGCTTGGCGGCTTCTGCCCTATCAACGTTGGCAAAGTTGAAATACAAGGTGTGACAACAGATGCCAGTTGGAATGTAAGCGACAACTTACTCTTAAGTGGAAACTTCACTGTACAGTCACCAAGAGATGAGGCGACAGATAACTTAACTCCACGCCAAGCTAATCGTTACGGCTCAGTTAATTTAATGCATACATTGGGCGATTTGCAGTGGGGCGCGGAGATGCAAGGCGCTTCTACACGCTACAACAACCTTGCCAACACTAAAGTCATGCCAGGCTATGCATTATTGAATTTCACCGCTAACTACCGCATCAACCCAGAGTGGAAGTTAGAGGCGCGTGCCAATAACGTGCTGGATAAGAATTACGTTTTAGCTTACACAGGAAACACTGCAACATCACCCGCTTACAACACCGCTGGCAGTAACTTGTTTGTAGGCTTACGCTACAACATGAAACCTTAA
- a CDS encoding DUF2237 family protein, which translates to MTKLQQKNVLGTALQTCSLDPVTGFTRSGCCETGAEDHGSHTVCAQMTEEFLAFSISRGNDLSTPRPEYGFEGLRAGDRWCLCASRWLEASEAGFAPPVILESCHEKCLEIVSLADLKYHALR; encoded by the coding sequence ATGACAAAACTACAACAAAAAAACGTACTTGGTACCGCATTACAAACTTGCAGCCTAGATCCCGTCACCGGATTCACCCGTTCAGGCTGCTGCGAAACTGGCGCTGAAGACCATGGTAGCCATACGGTCTGTGCGCAAATGACTGAAGAGTTTCTCGCGTTTTCAATCTCCAGAGGCAACGATTTAAGCACACCACGTCCCGAATACGGCTTTGAGGGATTACGCGCTGGCGACCGCTGGTGCTTGTGCGCAAGCCGCTGGCTAGAGGCATCAGAGGCTGGATTTGCACCGCCAGTGATACTAGAAAGCTGTCATGAAAAGTGCTTGGAAATTGTGAGCTTGGCGGACTTGAAATATCACGCCTTAAGATAG
- a CDS encoding cell division protein ZapA, which translates to MSEIKGVDVNIMGRDFTVSCTDEERPGLLNAVNFLDKKMRDIRDSGKVIGVERIAIMTALNLSYELLNSKSGDVNIGDIKRRISMMQDQIDQACELK; encoded by the coding sequence ATGAGTGAAATTAAAGGCGTTGATGTCAATATCATGGGGCGTGACTTTACCGTGTCATGCACGGATGAAGAGCGTCCAGGTTTGCTTAATGCCGTCAATTTTTTAGACAAGAAAATGCGCGATATTCGCGATAGCGGCAAAGTTATCGGGGTGGAGCGTATTGCGATTATGACTGCGCTCAATTTGTCTTATGAGCTGCTCAATAGTAAAAGCGGCGATGTGAATATCGGCGATATCAAGCGTAGAATCTCTATGATGCAAGATCAGATAGATCAAGCTTGTGAGCTAAAATAA
- a CDS encoding EVE domain-containing protein, translating into MRYWLMKSEPSDVSIDDLAGFENQTVDWYGVRNYQARNFMRDQMQVGDGVLFYHSNCDEPGIAGIAEVATLAYPDRLQFIEGHKYFDPKATPETPRWFNVDVKLVRKTRLLSLKEMRETPELENLRILQRGNRLSITPVDPRDWAFILEQLK; encoded by the coding sequence ATGCGATATTGGTTAATGAAGTCGGAGCCATCCGATGTTTCAATTGACGACTTAGCCGGCTTTGAGAATCAAACCGTGGACTGGTATGGCGTGCGTAACTATCAGGCACGTAACTTTATGCGCGACCAGATGCAGGTGGGGGACGGCGTGTTGTTCTACCATTCCAATTGCGACGAGCCAGGTATCGCAGGCATCGCCGAAGTTGCGACACTAGCCTACCCAGATCGCTTGCAGTTTATTGAAGGCCATAAGTACTTTGACCCCAAAGCCACGCCAGAGACTCCACGCTGGTTTAATGTGGATGTGAAGTTGGTGCGTAAAACGCGTTTGTTGAGTTTGAAAGAGATGCGCGAGACGCCTGAATTGGAAAACTTGCGCATACTGCAACGCGGTAACCGCTTGTCGATTACGCCAGTTGATCCTAGGGATTGGGCATTTATACTGGAGCAGTTGAAATAA